A genome region from Eschrichtius robustus isolate mEscRob2 chromosome 4, mEscRob2.pri, whole genome shotgun sequence includes the following:
- the ANKRD50 gene encoding ankyrin repeat domain-containing protein 50 isoform X2: MLNQLHIKSSGCFLYLERVLDGVVENFIMLREIRDIPGTLNGLYLWLCQRLFVRKQFAKVQPILNVILAACRPLTITELYHAVWTKSMSLSLEDFQRKLDVLSKLLVDGLGDTKILFHYSFAEWLLDVKHCTQKYLCNAAEGHRMLAMSYTCQAKNLTPLEAQEFALHLINSNLQLETAELALWMIWNGTPVRDSLSTLIPKEQEVLQLLVKAGAHVSSEDDRTSCIVRQALEREDSIRTLLDNGASVNQCDSNGRTLLANAAYSGNLDVVNLLVSRGADLEIEDAHGHTPLTLAARQGHTKVVNCLIGCGANINHTDQDGWTALRSAAWGGHTEVVSALLYAGVKVDCADADSRTALRAAAWGGHEDIVLNLLQHGAEVNKADNEGRTALIAAAYMGHREIVEHLLDHGAEVNHEDVDGRTALSVAALCVPASKGHASVVSLLIDRGAEVDHCDKDGMTPLLVAAYEGHVDVVDLLLEGGADVDHTDNNGRTPLLAAASMGHASVVNTLLFWGAAVDSIDSEGRTVLSIASAQGNVEVVRTLLDRGLDENHRDDAGWTPLHMAAFEGHRLICEALIEQGARTNEIDNDGRIPFILASQEGHYDCVQVLLENKSNIDHRGYDGRNALRVAALEGHRDIVELLFSHGADVNYKDADGRPTLYILALENQLTMAEYFLENGANVEASDAEGRTALHVSCWQGHLEMVQVLITYHADVNAADNEKRSALQSAAWQGHVKVVQLLIEHGAMVDHTCNQGATALCIAAQEGHIDVVQVLLEHGADPNHADQFGRTAMRVAAKNGHSQIIKLLEKYGASSLNGCSPSPVHTMEQKPLQSVSSKMQSLTIKSNSSGSTGGGDVQPSLRGLPNGPAHAFSSPSESPDSTVDRQKSSLSNNSLKSSKNSSLRTTSSTATAQTVPIDSFHSLSFTEQIQQHSLPRSRSRQSIVSPSSTTQSLGQSHHSPSSEFEWSQVKPSLKSTKTNKGGKSENASKSGSAGKKAKQNNSSQPKVLEYEMTQFDKRGPTAKSGTSAPSKQMPAESQCKIIPSAQQEIGRSQQQFLIHQQSGEQKKRNGIMTNPNYHLQSNQVFLGRVSVPRTVQDRGHQEVLEGYPSSETELSLKQALKLQIEGSDPSFNYKKETPL, from the coding sequence ATGTTAAATCAACTGCACATTAAGAGCAGCGGATGCTTTCTTTATCTAGAACGAGTTCTCGATGGAGTTGTAGaaaattttattatgttaagaGAGATTCGTGACATCCCAGGAACTCTAAATGGTCTGTATCTCTGGCTCTGTCAGAGACTTTTCGTAAGAAAACAGTTTGCAAAGGTTCAGCCTATTTTGAATGTGATTCTTGCAGCCTGCCGACCTCTGACCATAACGGAATTATATCATGCAGTATGGACCAAAAGTATGTCATTAAGCTTGGAAGACTTTCAGCGCAAGTTAGATGTCCTCTCCAAACTTCTTGTTGATGGACTAGGAGATACTAAAATACTGTTTCACTATAGTTTTGCAGAGTGGCTTCTGGATGTGAAACACTGCACTCAGAAGTATTTATGCAATGCAGCAGAAGGACACCGAATGTTGGCTATGAGTTATACCTGTCAAGCCAAGAATTTAACACCATTGGAAGCACAAGAATTTGCGTTGCACTTAATTAATTCAAACTTACAGTTAGAGACAGCTGAGTTAGCTCTGTGGATGATATGGAATGGTACACCTGTCAGAGACTCCCTGTCTACACTAATACCCAAGGAGCAAGAAGTGCTACAGCTGTTGGTGAAAGCTGGTGCTCACGTCAGCAGTGAAGATGATCGCACGTCATGCATAGTCCGACAAGCCTTAGAAAGAGAGGATTCCATTCGGACATTATTAGATAATGGAGCATCAGTAAATCAGTGTGATTCAAATGGGAGAACATTACTGGCTAATGCTGCTTACAGTGGCAACCTTGATGTAGTGAATTTACTCGTCTCTAGGGGAGCAGATTTAGAGATAGAAGATGCTCATGGGCACACACCACTTACCCTAGCTGCTAGACAAGGACATACCAAGGTGGTTAATTGTTTGATTGGTTGTGGAGCAAATATTAATCATACTGATCAGGATGGCTGGACAGCATTAAGATCTGCTGCTTGGGGTGGTCATACTGAGGTCGTTTCTGCACTACTTTATGCTGGCGTCAAAGTGGATTGTGCAGATGCTGATAGCCGAACAGCTTTGAGAGCAGCAGCCTGGGGAGGACATGAGGATATTGTACTGAACTTGCTACAACATGGTGCTGAAGTCAACAAAGCTGATAATGAAGGTCGAACTGCTTTGATAGCAGCAGCCTACATGGGACATAGAGAGATTGTGGAACACCTACTGGACCACGGAGCAGAAGTGAATCACGAGGATGTCGATGGCAGGACTGCACTCTCTGTGGCTGCACTTTGTGTTCCTGCAAGTAAAGGACATGCATCGGTTGTTAGCCTTTTAATCGATCGAGGTGCTGAagtggatcattgtgataaagATGGCATGACTCCACTGCTGGTGGCTGCCTATGAAGGACACGTTGATGTGGTTGACTTGCTTCTAGAGGGGGGAGCAGATGTCGACCACACAGATAACAATGGTCGTACACCCCTGTTAGCAGCAGCTTCTATGGGTCATGCTTCGGTTGTAAACACACTTCTGTTTTGGGGTGCAGCTGTGGACAGCATTGACAGTGAAGGGAGGACAGTCCTCAGCATAGCTTCAGCCCAAGGAAATGTTGAAGTAGTACGTACTCTACTGGATAGGGGGTTAGATGAAAATCACAGGGATGATGCTGGATGGACACCTTTGCACATGGCAGCTTTTGAAGGTCACAGATTAATATGTGAAGCACTTATTGAACAAGGTGCTAGAACAAATGAAATCGATAATGATGGGCGGATACCTTTCATATTAGCTTCGCAAGAGGGTCATTATGATTGTGTTCAAGTATTATTGGAAAACAAATCCAACATTGATCACAGAGGTTATGATGGAAGAAATGCACTGCGGGTTGCTGCATTAGAAGGACACAGGGACATTGTTGAATTACTTTTTAGCCATGGAGCTGATGTGAACTACAAAGATGCTGATGGTAGGCCTACACTTTATATTTTGGCCTTAGAAAACCAACTTACAATGGctgaatattttttagaaaatggtGCAAATGTAGAAGCAAGTGATGCTGAAGGAAGGACAGCACTTCATGTTTCCTGCTGGCAAGGCCATTTGGAAATGGTGCAGGTTCTGATCACCTACCATGCTGACGTCAACGCTGCAGACAATGAAAAGCGCTCTGCTCTGCAGTCTGCAGCCTGGCAGGGCCATGTAAAAGTGGTGCAGCTTCTGATCGAGCATGGCGCCATGGTGGACCATACCTGTAATCAAGGTGCAACTGCGCTCTGCATTGCGGCCCAGGAAGGGCACATTGATGTTGTGCAGGTTTTATTAGAGCACGGTGCTGATCCAAACCATGCTGATCAATTTGGACGCACTGCTATGCGTGTTGCAGCCAAAAATGGACATTctcaaataattaaattattagaaaaatatggTGCATCCAGTTTGAATGGCTGTTCTCCATCCCCTGTCCACACAATGGAGCAAAAGCCTCTACAGTCAGTGTCTTCAAAAATGCAGTCATTAACAATTAAATCAAATAGCTCTGGCAGTACTGGTGGAGGGGACGTGCAGCCTTCGCTGCGCGGGTTACCGAATGGGCCAGCTCACGCATTCAGTTCTCCTTCAGAATCGCCAGACTCGACAGTTGATCGGCAGAAGTCGTCATTGTCAAATAATTCCCTGAAAAGCTCAAAAAATTCATCTTTGAGAACTACTTCATCTACAGCAACGGCCCAAACAGTGCCAATTGACAGCTTTCACAGCTTGTCATTTACAGAACAAATTCAGCAGCATTCGTTGCCGCGCAGTAGAAGTCGACAGTCAATTGTTTCCCCGTCTTCCACAACACAGTCCTTGGGACAGAGCCATCATTCACCGAGCAGTGAGTTTGAGTGGAGTCAAGTAAAGCCCAGTTTGAAGTCAACTAAAACAAATAAAGGGGGGAAATCAGAAAATGCCAGCAAATCTGGGTCAGCTGGGAAAAAAGCTAAACAAAATAATTCTTCACAGCCAAAGGTTCTAGAATATGAAATGACTCAGTTTGATAAAAGAGGACCTACAGCCAAATCTGGGACTAGTGCACCATCTAAACAGATGCCAGCAGAATCGCAGTGCAAAATTATACCTTCAGCTCAGCAAGAAATCGGTCGATCGCAACAGCAGTTTCTTATTCACCAACAAAGTGGGGAACAGAAGAAGAGAAACGGAATAATGACAAATCCAAATTATCATCTTCAGAGCAACCAGGTTTTTCTTGGTAGGGTTTCAGTCCCACGAACAGTACAGGATAGAGGGCATCAGGAAGTGCTGGAAGGATATCCTTCCTCGGAGACGGAATTAAGCCTTAAACAAGCCCTGAAGCTTCAGATTGAGGGTTCTGACCCAAGCTTCAACTATAAAAAGGAAACACCATTATAA